A section of the Humulus lupulus chromosome 2, drHumLupu1.1, whole genome shotgun sequence genome encodes:
- the LOC133814187 gene encoding zinc finger BED domain-containing protein RICESLEEPER 2-like: MTEIGSPTEETPSTYGQNEGIIPTGPIDLDSSIPSSPKNDESMTATQSNVDSEKTETKRKLTSFVWNHFKKQKINGVDKAVCNYCQKILGGSSKNGTTHLRDHFNICPLRKHRDIKQSILNPSKKKDGSTSLAAHNFDQECSRHKLAKMIVLHEYPLNMVEHHGFRDFVNSLQPFFKNVSRSTIRRDILKIYENEKTKTKNSISDNCSRVAITTDMWTSNNQKRGHMVVTAHYIDDSWNLHNRIIRFIYVPAPHTAKLLAKVLMECLVEWSLERKLSTLTLDNCTVNIAMMDQMKEKLRNASLLMKGELVHMKCSAHILNLIVQQGLGAIQGAIETIRESVVFWTGTPKRVEKFEEAKKGLSCASNKKLVLDCKTRWNSTYLMLTSAIVYKDVFSRLIHTEKNYKKEPSERDWLLAKVMCEKLKLFYHVTEMFSGTKYPTTNLFFSKICDIWLLLKECLKSSYDEIRIMASNMMDKFEQYWTSIHGILAIATVMDPRFKMKLIEYYFPKIYVGEYQNEVERTRMLCYDLVKEYKPNDGKENLPDPLSNASGVGGDSDGCVDPLAGYDLFVSSTSKVDTFKSELEFYLEEAVLPRSEEFDILAWWKTNGLKYPTLQQVARDVLAIPVSTVASESAFSTSGRHVTPCRNRLHPSMLEELVCTQDWLWDEKLDASQNEISHSTFFDDVEDDEAGPSFVDFDS, translated from the exons ATGACTGAGATTGGAAGTCCAACAGAAGAAACTCCATCAACATATGGACAAAATGAAGGAATAATACCCACAGGACCTATTGACCTTGATTCATCAATTCCTTCTTCTCCAAAAAATGATGAATCAATGACAGCAACCCAATCAAATGTTGATAGCGAGAAAACTGAGACAAAGAGAAAACTGACTTCCTTTGTTTGGAATCATTTCAAGAAGCAAAAAATTAATGGAGTTGACAAAGCTGTTTGCAACTATTGTCAAAAAATATTAGGAGGATCAAGCAAAAATGGAACAACACATTTGCGTGATCATTTTAACATATGTCCTCTTAGGAAGCATCGAGATATAAAACAATCAATCTTAAATCCAagtaagaagaaggatggaagtactTCACTAGCTGCTCACAACTTTGATCAAGAGTGTTCAAGACACAAACTTGCTAAAATGATTGTTTTGCATGAGTATCCACTCAATATGGTTGAACATCATGGATTTAGAGATTTTGTCAACTCTCTTCAGCCATTTTTCAAGAATGTATCTCGAAGTACTATTAGAAGGGATATATTGAAGATATATGAGAATGAGAAGACCAAGACAAAGAACTCAATTAGTGACAATTGTAGTAGAGTTGCAATCACAACTGACATGTGGACATCAAATAATCAAAAGAGAGGGCATATGGTGGTGACTGCACATTATATTGATGATTCATGGAATTTGCACAATCGAATTATCAG GTTTATATATGTGCCTGCCCCTCATACTGCTAAGTTATTAGCAAAAGTGTTGATGGAGTGTTTGGTTGAATGGTCTCTTGAACGTAAGTTGTCTACTCTTACTTTAGATAACTGTACTGTGAATATTGCCATGATGgatcaaatgaaagaaaaattgagaaatgCTTCTTTACTAATGAAAGGTGAATTAGTTCATATGAAATGTTCTGCTCATATCTTGAACTTGATTGTCCAACAAGGATTAGGAGCAATTCAAGGTGCCATAGAAACTATACGTGAGAGTGTAGTTTTTTGGACTGGTACTCCAAAAAGAGTTGAAAAGTTTGAagaggctaagaaaggattatcATGTGCAAGCAATAAAAAGCTAGTGCTTGATTGTAAGACTAGGTGGAATTCTACTTATTTGATGCTTACTAGTGCCATTGTTTATAAAGATGTGTTCAGTCGCTTAATACACACtgagaaaaattacaaaaaagaaCCTAGTGAGCGAGATTGGCTTTTGGCAAAAGTTATGTGTGAGAAACTGAAGTTGTTTTACCATGTCACTGAGATGTTTTCTGGGACCAAATATCCTACTACTAATCTATTCTTCTCTAAGATTTGTGATATTTGGTTGTTGCTTAAGGAGTGTCTTAAGTCTTCATACGATGAGATTAGGATAATGGCATCAAATATGATGGATAAATTTGAGCAGTATTGGACTTCCATTCATGGCATATTAGCCATAGCAACTGTTATGGATCCAAGGTTTAAGATGAAATTGATTGAGTATTATTTTCCTAAAATTTATGTTGGTGAATATCAAAATGAAGTTGAACGAACTAGAATGTTGTGCTATGATTTGGTGAAAGAATACAAACCAAATGATGGAAAAGAAAATCTTCCTGATCCTTTATCCAATGCTTCTGGAGTTGGAGGGGATAGTGATGGATGTGTGGATCCTTTAGCTGGTTATGACTTGTTCGTTAGTAGTACTTCTAAGGTGGATACTTTCAAGTCTGAGTTAGAGTTCTACTTGGAGGAAGCAGTTTTGCCTAGGAGTGAAGAGTTTGATATTTTAGCTTGGTGGAAGACAAATGGTCTTAAGTATCCAACATTACAACAAGTTGCTAGAGATGTTTTGGCTATCCCAGTGTCTACAGTAGCTTCTGAGTCTGCTTTCAGTACTAGTGGAAGACATGTGACTCCTTGTCGTAATAGGCTTCACCCGAGTATGTTGGAGGAATTAGTATGTACTCAAGATTGGCTATGGGATGAGAAACTAG ATGCATCACAAAATGAGATTTCACATAGTACATTCTTTGATGATGTTGAAGATGATGAAGCG GGTCCAAGTTTTGTGGATTTTGATTCTTGA